Part of the Streptomyces sp. NBC_01460 genome, GACCAGGCCCTTCGGTCCCCCTCGGAGCGGGCTATTCTGCGCTCCATGGAGACGCCTGACAACGCCACTGAAGCATCCGCCGAAGCGCCCGCACCGACCGGAATCGCCGCCCAGGACTGGGCCACCGCGTCCGCCGACCCGCAGTACCACGCCGCGGTCGTGGACCTCCTCGGCGCGCTCGCCTACGGGGAGCTCGCGGCCTTCGAGCGTCTCGCGGAGGATGCCAAACTCGCGCCGACACTCGGTGACAAGGCCGCCCTGGCGAAGATGGCGTCCGCCGAATTCCACCACTTCGAGCAGCTGACCGACCGCCTCACGGCCGTCGAGGAGTCGCCCACCGCGGCCATGGAGCCGTTCGCCAAGCCGCTGGACGAGTTCCACCGCCAGACGGCCCCGTCCGACTGGCTGGAAGGGCTGGTCAAGGCGTACGTCGGTGACTCGATCGCCAGTGACTTCTACCGGGAGATCGCCGCCCGCCTGGACACGGACACGCGCTCCCTGGTCCTCTCCGTGCTCGACGACACGGGGCACGGGAACTTCGCGGTGGAGAAGGTACGGGCCGCCATCGAGGCGGAACCCAGGGTCGGCGGCAGGCTCGCGCTCTGGGCGCGCAGGCTGATGGGCGAGGCGCTCTCGCAGGCCCAGCGGGTGGTCGCCGACCGCGACGCCCTCTCGACGATGCTCGTGGGCGGCGTCGCGGACGGCTTCGACCTCGCCGAGGTCGGCAGGATGTTCTCCCGGATCACCGAGGCGCACACCAAGCGGATGGCCGCGCTCGGTCTCGCGGCCTGAGCGGACCGGCGGCGGGTCCTACTGGACCGCGGCCGACCGCACCCGGCGGCCGCCCCGCGGGCGGATCAGCAGGGACAGGGTCACCGCCCCGACCAGGACGGCGCCCAGGGGCGTCGCCAGGACATGGCCGGAGCCCAGCGTCGAATGCGTCAGATAGGCACCGAACAGGGCGCCCAGCCCGCCCGTGACGAACACCACGCGGGAGGACGGGAGCCGGCCGTGCAGCGTGTGGAGCGCGACCCAGGACAGGGCGAGTCCGAGCACGACGGAGCTGATGGATTCCCAGAGCACAGAGGGGTCACCTCGCTTGATGGCGCTGCGGTCGGTCGGTCGTAGGCCGTCTTACCCGGGGCCTGCGGAACACAACCCTCCTCCGCTCTCGGTGAACCCCACCGAGGGACGGACCGGAAGCAGGTCCGGAGGGGAAGAGGCGGAGGCCCGGCGGATGATTCCGCCGGGCCTCCACCTCTGCTGCCGCGTCGCGCGGGCTACAGCGCGCCGAATCCCACCCGCCGGGTGCTGGGCTCACCGATCTCCACGTAGGCGATCCGGTCGGCCGGCACCAGGACCTTGCGGCCCTTGTCGTCCGTGAGGCTGAGCAGCTGCGCCTTGCCGCTGAGCGCCTCGCCGACCGCGCTCTCGACCTCTTCGGCGGAAAGTCCGCTCTCCAGAACGATCTCGCGGGGCGTGTGCTGCACCCCGATCTTGACCTCCACGGCTATGTCCCTCCGACGGTCCGTCTCTGCGCGGTGAACCGCGCCGTACGCAGCACACATTAGCCCGGTGAAGGGACGGACCACGGGTCGACCGGCAACGCCCGCAGCGAACACCGGGCCTCGCGCCCGCCGGGGCTCAGTGCTGATCGACGCCGTGCAGGGGGAATCCCGCGATGCCCCGCCAGGCCAGCGACGTGAGCAGCTGCACGGCCGTGTCACGCGGAATGCTCGAGCGGCTGGAGAGCCAGTAACGCGCCACGACCTGGGAGACACCGCCGAGGCCGACCGCGAGCAGCATCGATTCGTCCTTGGACAGGCCCGTGTCTCCGGCGATGACGTCGGAGATGGCCTCCGCGCACTGCAGGGAGACCCGGTCGACCCTCTCGCGGACCGCCGGCTCGTTCGTCAGGTCCGACTCGAACACGAGGCGGAAGGCGCCGCCCTCGTCCTCCACGTACGCGAAGTAGGCGTCCATCGTCGCCTCGACGCGCATCTTGTTGTCCGTCGTCGACGCGAGCGCCGTGCGGACCGCCTGGAGCAGTGACTCGCAGTGCTGGTCGAGCAGGGCGAGGTAGAGCTCCAGCTTGCCCGGGAAGTGCTGGTAGAGCACCGGCTTGCTGACGCCCGCCCGCTCGGCGATGTCGTCCATCGCCGCGGAGTGGTAGCCCTGCGCGACGAAGACCTCCTGGGCGGCGCCCAGCAGCTGATTGCGTCGGGCACGGCGAGGCAGCCGGGTGCCCCGCGGGCGCGCCGCCTCTGTCTGCTCGATGGCTGTCACGCCGCCTCCCAATTTCGTGGTCGAACACAGTCGTACCGTGCACGCTGCGCCGTGGGGCCATCGTACTTTTGAGTAACCCGGGTGTGCGCGGCGCGGACGCAGAATTTCACGGACCGGACGGCTGCGGTAGCCGCAGATTCGTCGGCCCATGCCGCATAGCGGTGCGTTTTACCGGTAATCGTCCTCATCCTGTGTGATGACACGGGCCTGTTCGGCCGCATCCGCCTCGTTCGCGGTGCCGCGGTCGACGCCGCTGAGGGGTTCGTCGTGCTCCGGCAGGACGGGGGCCTGCTGTTCGGCGCTGTCGGCTTCCGGGGCTTCCGGGTCCGGTTCGTCCGGCTGGGGGTCCTCGAAGGTCTCCGGGTCGCTCGGGTCGACCGTCATGATGGCTCCCTTCCTTCCCTTGCAGCCTAGGAGCAACCCCGCAGGGGCGCTATGCGGCCTGTGACCGCGAACACATGAACCACCGCGTGATCGTCTCGTAACATTGCCGCATGTCTTCGACCGAGCTGCCCGGTATCCAGGCCGCCGCCGCCGCCGCGGTGGCTCCCACGGTCAGTGCCGTCAGGGTCGCCGAGGGGGAGAAGCTGCGTTCCGTCGCGCTGCCCGGCCTCACCCTGAGCGTCCGCTCCCGTCCGGCGGAGACGGCGGCACCGGCCCCCGCCCTCTTCGTGCACGGACTGGGCGGCTCCTCCCAGAACTGGTCGGCCCTGATGCCGCTGCTGGCGGACACCCTCGACAGCGAGGCGGTCGACCTGCCCGGCTTCGGGGACTCCCCGCCGCCGGACGACGGCAACTACTCGGTCACCGGACACGCCCGGGCGGTGATCCGGCTGCTCGACGCCGGCCGGCGCGGGCCCGTCCACCTTTTCGGTAACTCCCTGGGTGGCGCCGTCGCCACCCGGGTCGCGGCCGTCCGGCCCGATCTGGTGCGCACCCTCACGCTGATCTCCCCGGCCCTGCCCGAGATCCGGGTCCAGCGGCCGGCCGTGCCGACCGCCCTGCTCGCACTCCCGGGCGTCGCATCCCTGTTCGCCCGGCTCACCCATGACTGGACCGCCGAACAGCGCACCCGCGGTGCCATGGCACTCTGTTACGGCGATCCGGCACGAATCTCCGACGAAGCCTTCCGTCACGCGGTGGCCGAGATGGAGCGACGGCTGGAGCTGCCGTACTTCTGGGACGCCATGACGCGCTCGGCACGGGGCATCGTCGATGCCTACACGCTGGGAGGACAGCACGGGCTGTGGCGCCAGGCCGAGCGGGTGCTCGCACCGACCCTGCTGGTGTACGGCGGACGGGACCAGCTCGTCTCGTACCGGATGGCACGCAGGGCGTCCGCGGCCTTCCGCGACTCGCGCCTGCTGACACTGCCCGACGCCGGGCACGTGGCGATGATGGAGTACCCGGAGACGATCGCCCAGGCTTTCCGGGAACTGCTCGACGAACGTGGTGGGAGCTGATCCGGGGCGTGGGACGACACAGCCGAAAAGGCCCCGAGGCCAGAGAGCGCGAGACCGGGGCCGCGGCCGGAGCCGGTGCGGAGCGCGGTACCGGCAGGCGCGGGCGGGATTCCGCCACGCCGCCCCCGCGGGAGGCGCACGGCCCCTTCCGCGACGCTCCGCAGGTGCGGGGCGGACACCCCGAGCAGCGTGAGCCCGGCGGTGGCTGGGGGACCGCGCCGCAGCCGCCGCACGACAGCCGGCGGGATCCGGCGGGTCCGGGGGGCCAGGACGTCTTCCGCGCCCGGCAGGCCGCCATGGCCAGGCAGCAGGCGGCCCAGCAGGAGGCGGAGCGCCGTACCCCAGGGCCGCGGTCCGGCGGCGCCGCTCTGATACCGGGCCCGCGCAGGGAGTTCCTGGAAGCGTTCGACACGACGGCTTCGCACCCCGCGCCGCCGGTCCCGCCCGAGGACACGACCCCGGCCTCTCCCGAGCCGGACGGGGCCGACGGAGGCCAGGGCGACGGGCGCACGCGTGCGCCGAAGGGCGGCAAGGGCCGCACCTTCACCGGGATCGCGGCCGCCGCCGTGACCACGGTCCTCGCTGTCGTGGTGGCCGGGCAGGTGGCACAGGACCCCGGGAGCACGGGCGACGGTCCGCAGCCCTCCGGCGTCGACCGGCAGGACTCGGAGGACGCCTCCCGCTCGGTGGACCGCCCCACCCCCCGGATGCAGCGGCAGGAGGTCAAGACCCTCTCGTACGCGCAGAAGATGGCCACCGCCTTCCCGCTGGCAGCGGACCTGAAGGGCTCCGGGTCGTTCGAGGCGGTCGCTGGGCTGGCGAAGGCGCCCGGCAAGGGGCGCATGTACCGGTACCGGATCGACGTCGAGAAGGGACTCGGCCTCGACACCGGGCTGTTCGCCGAAGCCGTGCAGAAGACGCTGAACGACGACCGCAGCTGGGCGCACAACGGTGCCATGACCTTCGAGCGGATCTCCTCCGGCGAACCCGATTTCGTGATCACCCTCGCGAGTCCGGGGACCACCGGGGTCTGGTGCGAGAAGTCCGGCCTGGACACCACGGAGGACAACGTCTCCTGCGACTCGGCCGCCACGGACCGCGTGATGATCAACGCGTACCGGTGGGCGCAGGGGGCCTCGACCTTCGGCAAGGACAAGCTCCTGGCCTACCGTCAGATGCTGATCAACCACGAGGTCGGCCACCGGCTGGGACACAACCATGTGAGCTGCCGCACTCCGGGAGCCCTGGCGCCCGTGATGCAGCAGCAGACCAAGACCCTGGACATCGACGGCATCAAGTGTCGGCCCAACCCCTGGGTCCATCCCGGAAGTTGACCGGTGAGGGAGGCGCCCTGTCCGCAATGTGGGACGGGCGTCTCACTGCGCGTTGACATCGGGGGAGGGGTCGTTCATATTTCTCCGCATGTCACGCAGCCCCGCATCCTCCGAGCGCGCCGCCCTTGAGCTGGCGCTCCTCGGCGTGGCCGGGCACTGCGTAGCCGACATTCTCTGTCGCTGACGCCTGCTCGAGCGCGCGTCGGCCTCCCCGACGAGCCCCTTCCGGGCTCCTCGGGCCGTTTCTCCGCCGCGCCCGGGCGTACTCCGTCCGCAGGCGCGGCATTTCGGTATCCGGTTCCCCTCCCCGCACCGGGGCGGGACCGGCTGCGTCCGTGCGGACCTGCTCCCTCCTCCCCGCCGCAGCACACCGAGAGGTCATCTTCCGATGAGTCAGCCGTCCGTCATATCGCGCCGCGTGGCAACCACCGCCGCCGTCAGTCTCGCCCTGGTCGCCGGCCTCGCGGCCTGCGCCGGGCCCAAGGACGACGGGGAGAGCGGCGGCGGGTCCGGCGCCTCGGGCAAGCCGCAGAAGGGGGGCACCCTCACGGTCCTCAACAGCAACCCGCAGGAGGACTTCGACCCGGCGCGGCTCTACACCTCCGGCGGCGGCAACGTCCCCTCCCTCGTCTTCCGCACGCTCACCACCCGCAACCGTGAGAACGGCGCGGCCGGCGCCGAGGTCGTCCCCGACCTCGCCACCGACCTGGGCACGCCCAGCAAGAACGCCACCGTCTGGACGTACACCCTGAAGGACGGGCTGAAGTACGAGGACGGCACCGCGATCACCAGCGCGGACATCAAGTACGGCATCGAGCGGTCCTTCGCCGCCGAACTCTCCGGCGGCGCGCCCTACCTGCGCGACTGGCTGATCGGCGGGGCCGACTACCAGGGCCCGTACAAGGACAAGAAGGGCCTCGACTCGATCGAGGTGCCGGACGACAAGACCATCGTCTTCCACCTGAACAAGCCCGAGGGCGAGTTCCCCTACCTCGCCACCCAGACCCAGACGACCCCGGTGCCCCAGGCCAAGGACACGGGCACCAAGTACGAGGAGCACCCGGTCTCCTCGGGCCCGTACAAGGTCGTGTCGAACGAGAACGACGGTGAGCGGCTCGTCCTGGAGCGCAATCCGCACTGGTCCGCCGCCACGGACGAGGAGCGCAAGGCCTACCCGGACAGGATCGACGTCCGCTCCGGCCTGGACTCCGCCGTCATCAACCAGCGTCTCTCCGCCTCCCAGGGCGCCGACGCGGCCGCCGTCACCACCGACACCAACCTCGGCCCGGCCGAGCTCGCCAAGGTGTCGGGTGACAAGAAGCTCGCCGCCCGCGTCGGCACCGGCCGCTTCGGCTACACGAACTACATCGCCTTCAACCCGAAGGTGAAGCCGTTCGACGACCCGAAGGTGCGGCAGGCGATCTCCTACGCCGTCGACCGCTCCTCGGTGATCAACGCGGCGGGCGGCTCGTCCCTGGCCGAGCCGGCCACCACCTACCTGCCGAACCAGAAGTCCTTCGGCTACACGGCCTACGACCACTTCCCGGCGGGCGAGACCGGCAACGCGGCGAAGGCCAAGGAGCTGCTGAAGGAGGCCGGTCACCCGAACGGCCTGAAGGTCACCCTCACGCACTCCAACGACAAGGACTTCGAGACCAGCCCGGAGATCGCCACGGCTCTCCAGGCCGCCCTCAAGAAGGCGGGCATCACCGTCGAGCTGAAGGGGCTGGAGGGCAACGACTACTCCGACACCATCCACAGCGCGTCCAAGGAGCCGGGCTTCTTCCTCGCCCACTGGGGTGCCGACTGGCCCTCGGGCGGCCCGTTCCTCGCGCCGATCTTCGACGGACGGCAGATCGTGAAGGACGGTGCCAACTTCAACACCGGCTTCCTGAACGACGCCTCGGTCAACAAGGAGATCGACGAGATCAACAAGCTCACCGACCTGGACGCCGCCGCCCGGCGCTGGGGCGCCCTCGACAAGAAGATCGGTGAGCAGGCGCTGACCGTGCCGCTCTTCCACCCGGTCTACAAGCGGCTCTTCGGCCAGGACGTCAAGAACGTCGTCATCAGCGACTGGACCGGCGTTCTCGACATCTCCCAGGCCGCGGTCAAGTAGTCATGTCGGAAGCACTTCTGGTCCAGGAGGCGGGAGCGGCGCCGGTCGCCGCCCCCGCCTCGGGGGCCCGGCAGTTCTGGCGGCGGCTGCGCGCACAGCGCGCGGCCGCCGTCGCGGCGGTCGTGGTCCTCCTGCTCCTCCTGACCGCGATCGGAGCGCCGCTGTTCGCCGCGCTCGCGGGACAGGACCCCCAGACCTACCACCCCGACCTCGTCGACTCGGCGGCCGGCGGGGTCCCCATCGGCTCCTTCGGGGGCATCAGCGCGGACCACTGGCTGGGCGTCGAACCCCAGACGGGCCGCGACCTCTTCGCCCGCGTCGTGTACGGGGCCCGGGTCTCGCTCGGCGTCGCCGTCGCGGCCACCGTCCTCCAGGTCACCATCGGCGTGATCGTGGGGCTGGCGGCAGCCCTCGGCAGCCGCTGGGTCGACCAGGTCCTCAGCCGGATCACCGACATCAACGTCGCCCTGCCGCTCATGGTCATCGCCCTGGGGCTGCTCGCGATCGTGCCGCCCTCCTTCCCCCGGCCCGTGCTGATCGCCCTGGTCATCGGCGGCATCAACTGGGCCGGCACGTCCAAGATCGTCCGGGCCCAGGCGCTCGCCCTGAAGTCCCTCGACTTCGTCTCCGCCGCGCAGCTGGCCGGACGCGGACGCTGGAGCATCGCCCGGCGGGAACTGCTGCCCTCGCTCGCCGCGCCCGTCATCACCTACGCCGCGCTGCTCTTCCCCGTCAACATCACGGTGGAGGCCGCCCTGTCCTTCCTCGGGGTCGGCATCAAACCGCCCACCCCGTCCTGGGGGCAGATGCTCACGGAGGCCGACACCTGGTACCAGTCGGCCCCCACCTACCTCCTGATCCCCGCCGGGCTGCTCTTCGTGACCGTGCTCGCCCTGACCGTCCTCGGTGAAGGCGTCCGCACGGCACTCGACCCGCGGGCCGCCTCCCGGTTGCGGATCGGCACCGGGCGCGAGAAGCGCGCGGAACGCACGAAGGAGCAGACGTCGTGACCGGGTTCCTCCTGCGGCGGCTCGGCGGCGCCGTCTTCGTCCTCCTCTCCCTGACCGTCATCCTGTACGCGGTCTTCTACGTGGCCCCCGGCGACGTCGCCCAGATCGCCTGCGGTCCGCGCTGCTCACCCGCCCAGGTCGCCCAGGTCACCGAGCAGCTCCGGCTCGACGACCCGGTGTACACGCAGTACTGGCATTTCCTCCAGGGCATCGTCGCCGGGCGGGACTTCTCCACCGGCACGGGCACGGACCACTGCCCCGCGCCCTGCCTCGGGGTGTCCTACCAGAGCGACCAGCAGGTCACGCGGCTGATCCTGACCAAGCTGCCGGTCACCGGCTCGCTCGTCATCGGGGCGTTCGTCCTGTGGATCCTGCTCGGCGTCGGTACGGGCGTGCTGTCCGCCTGGCGGCGGGGCCGGATCACCGAGCGGGTCCTCACCTGGCTCACCCTGGCCGGGACGGCCACGCCCGTCTTCGTCATCGGGCTGCTGCTCATCATCGTCTTCTGCTCCACACTCCAGTGGCTGCCGTCGCCGACGTACGTGCCGTTCACCGAGGACCCCGAGCAGTGGGCCTGGGGTCTCCTGCTGCCCTGGGTCTCCCTGGCGCTCATCGAGTCCGCCAAGTACGCGCGGCTGACCAGGAGCTCCATGCTGGAGACGCTTGCCGAGGACCACGTGCGCACCTTCCGCGCGTACGGCGTCGGCGAACGCGCCGTCATCGGGCGGCACGCCCTGCGCGGCGCCCTCGCCCCGGTGATCGCGCTCAGCGCGCTCGACGTCGGCTCCATGTTCGGCGGCGCGGTCCTCACCGAGTCCCTCTTCGGGATCCCGGGCATCGGGCGCGAACTGGTCCACGCCGTCAAGGTCGTCGACCTGCCCGTGGTCGTCGGCATGGTGCTGGTGACCGGTTTCTTCGTGGTGCTCGCCAATGCCGTCGCGGACATGCTGTACGCGCTGGCCGACCGACGGGTGGTCCTGTCATGACAACACCGCTGGTCCAGGTCGAGGACCTCACCGTCGACTTCGGCGACGTCCGGGCCGTGGACGGGCTCTCCTTCACGCTGGAGGCGGGCGCGGCCCTCGGCGTCGTCGGCGAGTCCGGCTCCGGCAAGAGCGCGTCGGCGTCCGCCCTGCTCGGACTCCACCGGGGCACGGGAGCCCGGGTCACCGGCACCGTCCGGGTCGCCGGCACCGACGTGGGCGCCGCGGACGAGGCAGGGCTGCGGGCCCTGCGGGGGGCGAAGGCGGCGATGGTCTTCCAGGACCCGCTGTCCTCGCTCGACCCGTACTACGCGGTCGGCGACCAGATCGCCGAGGTGTACCGGGTGCACAACTCCGTCTCCCGCCGGGCGGCGCGGGCCAGGGCCGTCGAGGTCCTGGACCGGGTCGGCATCCCGGACGCGGCGCGCCGCGCCCGGTCCCGGCCGCACGAGTTCTCCGGGGGGATGCGGCAGCGGGCCCTCATCGCGATGGCCCTGGCCTGCGAGCCCCGGCTCATCGTGGCGGACGAGCCGACCACCGCCCTCGACGTCACCGTGCAGGCCCAGATCCTGGACCTGCTGCACGACCTGCGCCGCGAGACGGGCATGGGCCTGCTGCTGGTCACCCACGACGTGGGCGTCGCCGCGGAGAGCGTGGACGACATCCTGGTGATGCGGCACGGCCGCGCGGTGGAGCGGGGCCCGGTCGCCGAGGTGCTGGGCGCGCCCCGGGAGCCGTACACCCGCGAGCTCCTGGCGTCGGTACCCCGGATCGACGAGAAGCGGGCCCACGTCCCGGGCCCGAGGACGGCGTCCCCGGACGCCGTGCCGCTCCTCGAAGCCGTCGGCCTCCGGCGTGAGTTCGGCCGGGGCGCCGGCCGGGTCACCGCGGTGGACGGGGTCTCGCTCACCGTCCACGCCGGGGAGACGCTCGGCATCGTGGGGGAGAGCGGCAGCGGCAAGACGACCCTCGGGCGCATGCTCGTACGGCTGCTCGACCCGACGGACGGCGGGCTCCGGTACGGGGGACGGGAGATCGGCTCGCTGCCGGAGCGGGAGATCCGTCCGTTCCGCCGGGAGCTCCAGATGGTCTTCCAGGATCCCGTCGCCTCGCTCAACCCGCGCCGCTCGATCGGTGAGTCCGTGGCGGATCCGCTCCGCGCGGCGGGGGAGACCGACGAGTCCCGGATCCGGGACCGGGTGCGCGAACTGCTGGAGCGGGTCGGGCTCGACGCCGGGCGGTACGAGCGCCATCCGCACGAGTTCAGCGGCGGGCAGCGCCAGCGGATCGGCATCGCGCGTGCGCTCGCCGCCGAGCCCCGGCTGATCGTCTGCGACGAGCCGGTCTCCGCGCTCGACGTCACGACCCAGGCCCAGGTGATCTCCCTGCTCGCGGAGCTCCAGCGGGAGCTGGGCATCGGGCTCGTCTTCATCGCCCACGACCTGGCCGTCGTACGGCAGGTCAGTGACCGCGTGGCGGTGATGCGGCAGGGCCGCATCGTCGAGCAGGGCGCCGTCGACGAGGTCTACGGATCGCCCCGCGACCCGTACACGAAGCAGCTCCTGGCAGCGGTACCCGCCCTCGATCCGGCGCGTGCCGCGGAACGCCGGGCGACCCGCGCGGAGCTGGCCGCAGCCTGACGCAGCGTCACTGAAGCCCCGCAGTTCGCAACAGAACGCGACTGGAGCGGGAAAGTTACGCCGGTTCACCCCTTTCGGTGGTGCGACGGACAACCGTCCGTCGCACCACCTCTGTATCCGCATACGGTCGTCCCGCTGTGAGTCGCCGATCAACGGCGGCTGCCCACAAGGGAGATCGGGGGTGTGCTCGTGCGGATCGGACTCCTCACGGACGGTGGTTATCCGTATGCGACCGGTGAGTCCAGACTCTGGTGCGACCGCCTGGTGCGCGGTCTGCCCCAGCACGAGTTCGACCTCTTCGCGCTCAGCCGCTCCGCCGACCAGGAACAACAGGGCTGGGTCCGGCTCCCCGACCGGATCGGGCGGGTGCGTACGGCGCCGATGTGGACACACGGGGAGGACGCCCGGCACCCCGGCCGCCCCAGAGGCGTCACCGGCAGACTCGCCACCGGCCTCGGGCGCGCGTACGGGCGCCGGGACAGGCGGCGCTTCACGGCGCATGTGACGGCGCTCGTCGGGGCGGTCCGCGCGGGTACGGAGACCGGGGCGGAATCCGACGGCGCGGACGTCGCGGCGGCGTCCGGCCTCTTCACGGACGGCCTCTACGGCCTCGCCGAACTGGCCCGGGAGGGGGGCGGGCTGCGGACGGCCCTGCGCTCCGAGACGACCGTACGCATCGTGGAGTCGGCCTGCCGCGCTCCGGGGACGGGGAGGACGGTCCACAGCGCGACCGTGCCCGACTACCTCGCCTTCGCGACGGAGCTGGAGCGCGCCCTGCGCCCCCTCTCCCTCGACTGGTACGACGAGGACGCGCTCGGCGAGGTCGACCTCTGCCATGCCGCCTCCGGCGGCGCGGCGGCCCTCCCGGGACTGCTGGCCAAACGCTTCTTCGGCGTACCGCTGCTGGTCACGGAGCACGGGGTGCCGCTGCGGGCCCACTACCTCACGGCGCCCGAAGCGGCGCCCGGCGCGCCCGTGCGCGCCCTGCTGGCCAACTTCCACGGGCTGCTCGCCTCCGAGGTGTACCGGCAGGCCGCGCTCATCACCCCCGGCAACACCCATGTGCGCCGCTGGCAGGAGCGGTTCGGTGCCGACCGCGGCAAGCTCCGCACGGTCTACCCGGGCATGGAGGCGGAGCGCTTCCGGGCCGTGGGCGATGCCGACGACGGGGGCGGACCCGGCACGCTCGTGTGGATCGGACGGATCGAACCCTCCAAGGACCTGATCGCCCTGCTCCACGCGTTCGCCGAGGTGCGCAGGGCCGAACCGGGCGCCAGGCTGCGGATCTTCGGCGCTCCGGTCCAGGAGGGCGAGGGCGGGACCTACCTGGCCCACTGCAGGGCCCTCGCCGCCCAGCTCTTCCCCGACGAGGCCGCCGACGCCCATGCCGAGGGCGGCACCCCGGTCACCTTCGAGGAGATCGGCGGCCCCGAGGTGCCCGACCTCGCCGAGGCCTACGCCGCCGGCGGAGTCGTCGTGCTCTCCAGCGTCGTCGAGGGCTTTCCCATCAGCCTGGTGGAAGCGATGTTCTGCGGCCGGGCCACCGTCTCGACGGACGTGGGAGCCGTGGTCGAGGTCGTCGGCGGTACCGGACTGGTGGTGCCCCCGCGCAATCCACGGGCGCTCGCCGACGCCTGCGTCGCGCTCCTGCGCGACCCCGAGCGCCGTGCGCGCCTGGGCGCGGCAGCGCGTGCCAGGGCACTCGAACTCTTCACCGTCGAGCAGAACCTCACGGCGTTCCGAGGGATCTACCTGGACCTGGTGGGGCACGCCCCCGCCCGGTGGGCCTCCCCGGCCGGCTCCCGGGACCACACCGGCCCGCCGCGCCCCTTCGCCACACCCCCGGAGGCCCATGTGCGGGGAGCCCTGCTCCCGGAGCCGGTCTCCGCGGGTGTCCGTGCGCCCCGGGTGCCGAGCTGGGCCGTCGGCGCGGAGGGCGTGTGCGCGGGCGCACGCGGTGCGGGGGACGGCGATGCGTGACGAGACGAGCGGCCACGACCACGGAGGAGCCCCGATGGGCAGACCGACGGACCCCCC contains:
- a CDS encoding DUF3492 domain-containing protein encodes the protein MRIGLLTDGGYPYATGESRLWCDRLVRGLPQHEFDLFALSRSADQEQQGWVRLPDRIGRVRTAPMWTHGEDARHPGRPRGVTGRLATGLGRAYGRRDRRRFTAHVTALVGAVRAGTETGAESDGADVAAASGLFTDGLYGLAELAREGGGLRTALRSETTVRIVESACRAPGTGRTVHSATVPDYLAFATELERALRPLSLDWYDEDALGEVDLCHAASGGAAALPGLLAKRFFGVPLLVTEHGVPLRAHYLTAPEAAPGAPVRALLANFHGLLASEVYRQAALITPGNTHVRRWQERFGADRGKLRTVYPGMEAERFRAVGDADDGGGPGTLVWIGRIEPSKDLIALLHAFAEVRRAEPGARLRIFGAPVQEGEGGTYLAHCRALAAQLFPDEAADAHAEGGTPVTFEEIGGPEVPDLAEAYAAGGVVVLSSVVEGFPISLVEAMFCGRATVSTDVGAVVEVVGGTGLVVPPRNPRALADACVALLRDPERRARLGAAARARALELFTVEQNLTAFRGIYLDLVGHAPARWASPAGSRDHTGPPRPFATPPEAHVRGALLPEPVSAGVRAPRVPSWAVGAEGVCAGARGAGDGDA
- a CDS encoding ABC transporter ATP-binding protein — protein: MTTPLVQVEDLTVDFGDVRAVDGLSFTLEAGAALGVVGESGSGKSASASALLGLHRGTGARVTGTVRVAGTDVGAADEAGLRALRGAKAAMVFQDPLSSLDPYYAVGDQIAEVYRVHNSVSRRAARARAVEVLDRVGIPDAARRARSRPHEFSGGMRQRALIAMALACEPRLIVADEPTTALDVTVQAQILDLLHDLRRETGMGLLLVTHDVGVAAESVDDILVMRHGRAVERGPVAEVLGAPREPYTRELLASVPRIDEKRAHVPGPRTASPDAVPLLEAVGLRREFGRGAGRVTAVDGVSLTVHAGETLGIVGESGSGKTTLGRMLVRLLDPTDGGLRYGGREIGSLPEREIRPFRRELQMVFQDPVASLNPRRSIGESVADPLRAAGETDESRIRDRVRELLERVGLDAGRYERHPHEFSGGQRQRIGIARALAAEPRLIVCDEPVSALDVTTQAQVISLLAELQRELGIGLVFIAHDLAVVRQVSDRVAVMRQGRIVEQGAVDEVYGSPRDPYTKQLLAAVPALDPARAAERRATRAELAAA